Proteins from a genomic interval of Pristis pectinata isolate sPriPec2 chromosome 9, sPriPec2.1.pri, whole genome shotgun sequence:
- the rpl7 gene encoding 60S ribosomal protein L7 encodes MRLSVFSPAAVATMAGTKEKKVPSVPESLLKKRQAFAAMKAKRAKRLLVEKKINKQKRKLIYKRAESYHKEYRQMYRSEIRLARMARKANNYYVPAEPRLAFVIRIRGINGVSPKVRKVLQLLRLRQIFNGVFVKLNKASINMLRIAEPYIAWGYPNLKSVRELIYKRGFGKIRHQRIALTDNSLIEKQLGKYGIICIEDLIHEIYTVGKNFKMANNFLWPFKLSSPRGGMNKKTTHYVEGGDAGNREDQINRMIRCMN; translated from the exons AGAAAAGAAGGTACCGTCTGTCCCGGAAAGTCTTTTGAAAAAACGTCAGGCGTTCGCAGCCATGAAGGCCAAACGTGCCAAGCGTTTGTTGGTAGAAAAGAAG ATAAATAAACAGAAGAGAAAACTCATCTACAAAAGAGCTGAGAGTTATCACAAGGAGTACAGGCAAATGTACCGAAGTGAGATCCGTCTTGCCAGGATGGCACGCAAAGCCAACAATTACTATGTCCCTGCTGAACCCAGGCTAGCATTTGTGATCCGTATTAGAGG CATCAATGGTGTTAGCCCTAAAGTGCGCAAGGTGCTTCAGCTCCTACGACTGCGTCAGATCTTCAATGGAGTGTTTGTGAAACTGAATAAGGCTTCAATCAATATGCTCCGTATTGCAGAGCCATACATTGCATGGGG CTATCCGAATCTAAAATCTGTCCGTGAACTGATTTACAAACGTGGATTTGGCAAGATCAGGCATCAGCGCATTGCACTCACTGACAATTCCTTGATCGAAAAGCAGCTTG GAAAGTATGGCATCATTTGCATTGAAGATCTGATTCATGAGATCTACACAGTAGGGAAGAACTTCAAGATGGCTAACAATTTCTTGTGGCCCTTCAAATTGTCCTCACCACGTGGTGGCATGAACAAAAAGACAACACACTATGTTGAGGGTGGTGATGCTGGTAACAGAGAAGACCAAATCAACAGAATGATTAGGTGTATGAACTAA